From the genome of Niabella agricola, one region includes:
- the fbaA gene encoding class II fructose-bisphosphate aldolase, which yields MSKYRAGVLFGKELEDLYNDAKDNQFALPAVNVVGTDSVNAVLETAAKVNSPVMIQFSNGGAQFFAGKGMPNDKLQANISGAISGALHVHNVAKYYGVPVVLHTDHAAKKWLPWISALIDAGEQYHKEKGQPLYSSHMLDLSEEPLNENIEISVEYFKRMAPLGMSIEIELGVTGGEEDGVDNTDVDNSKLYTQPEDVAQAYEALSKVGNLFTVAAAFGNVHGVYKPGNVVLTPTILDNSQKFIQQKFGTASDKPVYFVFHGGSGSEKAKITEAIGYGAIKMNLDTDMQWAFAEGVFDYYKKNEAYLQGQLGNPEGEDKPNKKYYDPRVWLRKGEEFFVKRLEEAFTDLNCIGRNA from the coding sequence ATGAGTAAATACAGAGCCGGGGTTTTATTTGGCAAAGAGCTGGAAGACCTCTACAACGACGCAAAAGACAATCAGTTTGCATTACCTGCAGTAAACGTAGTGGGAACCGACAGTGTGAATGCTGTTTTAGAAACCGCAGCAAAAGTAAACTCCCCTGTAATGATCCAGTTCAGTAACGGCGGAGCACAGTTCTTTGCCGGTAAAGGCATGCCGAACGACAAATTGCAGGCAAATATTTCCGGTGCCATCAGCGGTGCCCTGCACGTGCACAATGTAGCAAAGTACTACGGGGTTCCCGTGGTATTGCACACAGACCACGCTGCAAAAAAATGGTTGCCCTGGATCAGCGCGCTGATCGATGCCGGCGAACAATATCATAAAGAAAAAGGCCAGCCGCTTTACAGCTCGCACATGCTCGATCTGAGCGAAGAGCCGCTCAACGAAAATATCGAGATCTCTGTTGAATATTTCAAACGCATGGCGCCCCTGGGCATGAGCATCGAAATCGAGCTGGGTGTTACCGGTGGTGAGGAAGATGGCGTAGACAATACCGATGTGGATAACTCCAAATTATATACACAGCCTGAAGACGTGGCACAGGCTTACGAAGCATTAAGCAAGGTTGGAAACCTGTTTACCGTTGCTGCTGCATTTGGTAACGTGCATGGAGTGTACAAGCCCGGTAATGTAGTGTTGACGCCTACCATCCTGGATAATAGCCAGAAATTCATTCAGCAAAAATTCGGCACGGCTTCCGACAAACCGGTTTACTTCGTGTTCCATGGCGGTAGCGGTTCTGAAAAGGCAAAGATCACCGAAGCCATAGGTTATGGCGCTATCAAAATGAACCTCGATACGGATATGCAATGGGCATTTGCTGAAGGCGTATTCGATTATTACAAAAAGAACGAAGCCTATCTGCAAGGTCAGCTGGGTAACCCGGAAGGTGAAGACAAGCCCAACAAAAAATACTACGATCCCCGCGTATGGCTGCGCAAAGGTGAAGAGTTTTTTGTAAAACGTCTGGAAGAAGCATTTACCGATCTGAACTGTATCGGCAGAAACGCGTAA